One region of Populus trichocarpa isolate Nisqually-1 chromosome 4, P.trichocarpa_v4.1, whole genome shotgun sequence genomic DNA includes:
- the LOC7493562 gene encoding transcription factor MYB20: MGRQPCCDKVGLKKGPWTSDEDKKLINFILANGQCCWRAVPKLAGLLRCGKSCRLRWTNYLRPDLKRGLLSEYEEKMVIDLHAQLGNRWSKIASHLPGRTDNEIKNHWNTHIKKKLRKMGIDPLTHKPLSAIETPPPPPPPQQEVQVQNSIQELEQQAGRQSSSTNDISELGQNNEPETSLQSARTQDEENNIGSTYDTMERMNGFCTDEVPLIEPHEMLVPGGPSPSSTSTSSLTSASSSSSSSSYGSNNILDELLLPDFEWPLNNVDIGLWDDDLSSWDLLISDVDSGRKQATMFDPFLNQCPRTVLDQDYWTYGLM, from the exons ATGGGAAGGCAACCGTGTTGTGACAAAGTTGGATTGAAGAAAGGCCCTTGGACCTCTGATGAGGATAAGAAACTCATTAACTTCATCCTCGCTAATGGCCAATGTTGCTGGAGAGCTGTTCCTAAGCTTGCAG GATTGTTAAGGTGTGGGAAGAGTTGCAGGCTGAGATGGACAAACTATCTCAGGCCAGATTTGAAGAGAGGTCTTTTATCAGAATATGAAGAGAAAATGGTCATTGATCTTCATGCTCAACTTGGCAACAG ATGGTCTAAGATTGCATCACATCTACCAGGAAGAACTGATAATGAAATCAAGAACCATTGGAATACTCATATCAAGAAGAAGCTAAGGAAGATGGGAATTGATCCTCTCACTCACAAGCCACTCTCTGCTATTGAAacacctcctccaccaccaccaccacagcAAGAAGTTCAAGTGCAGAATAGTATACAGGAACTAGAGCAGCAAGCTGGACGACAGTCTAGCTCCACCAATGACATATCTGAACTGGGCCAAAATAATGAACCTGAGACATCATTACAATCAGCTAGAACTCAAGATGAAGAGAATAACATTGGTAGCACATATGACACAATGGAGCGAATGAATGGTTTTTGCACAGATGAAGTTCCACTAATTGAACCCCATGAAATGTTAGTCCCTGGTGGACCTTCTCCTTCATCAACCTCAACCTCTTCATTAACatcagcatcatcatcatcatcatcttcttcgtaTGGTTCAAACAATATCCTTGATGAGTTGCTATTGCCAGATTTTGAGTGGCCTCTCAACAATGTCGACATTGGCTTGTGGGATGATGACTTGAGTAGTTGGGATTTGCTAATCAGTGATGTGGACAGTGGCAGGAAGCAAGCAACCATGTTTGATCCTTTTCTCAATCAGTGCCCAAGAACGGTTTTGGATCAAGATTATTGGACATATGGGCTCATGTGA